The Cryomorphaceae bacterium 1068 genome window below encodes:
- a CDS encoding DUF4294 domain-containing protein: MPKLLLLIAFFLAMAVHAQTPENAEEVDGLYLLETVIVDGDTIPVVTLRPKRVSAYRKSRSRRYQRKWDKMHRNVIKVYPYAKVAGDLINEYNRNLEALETEAEREAYLDQCEEDLKAEFEGDLRKMTTSQGRVLIKLIDRETGQTSYELIKDLKSGFTAFMWQGVAKLFGTDLKDQYDPNANETDDIIEEIVLQIEDGSIPVATREITTKAAEEVLANKSDRLRRKIEREKKRNAKK; this comes from the coding sequence ATGCCCAAGCTATTGCTCCTTATAGCCTTCTTTTTGGCTATGGCTGTACACGCTCAAACTCCCGAAAATGCAGAGGAGGTGGACGGTTTGTACCTATTGGAAACGGTGATTGTCGACGGTGATACCATACCCGTAGTTACCCTCAGACCCAAGCGTGTATCAGCTTACCGCAAAAGTCGTAGCCGACGCTACCAAAGGAAATGGGACAAGATGCACCGCAATGTGATCAAGGTTTATCCATATGCCAAAGTGGCGGGAGACCTGATCAATGAGTACAACCGTAACTTGGAGGCCCTCGAAACGGAGGCGGAACGAGAGGCCTATCTGGATCAATGTGAGGAAGACCTCAAGGCTGAATTTGAAGGAGATCTTCGCAAGATGACAACCAGTCAAGGGCGAGTGCTCATCAAGCTCATCGATCGTGAAACGGGACAGACGAGCTACGAACTCATTAAAGACCTTAAGAGTGGTTTTACAGCCTTTATGTGGCAGGGAGTGGCGAAGCTATTTGGCACCGATTTGAAAGACCAGTACGATCCCAATGCCAACGAGACAGACGATATAATCGAAGAAATCGTTCTTCAAATTGAGGATGGTAGCATTCCCGTGGCGACGCGCGAGATTACCACCAAAGCCGCTGAAGAGGTATTGGCTAATAAGAGTGATCGCTTACGCAGGAAGATTGAGCGGGAGAAGAAGCGGAATGCTAAGAAGTGA
- a CDS encoding 3-hydroxybutyryl-CoA dehydrogenase has translation MKNIAVIGAGTMGNGIAHVFAQNGYNVQLIDVSQDALERALATIGKNMDRMIAKEKISEADKSDALGRLKTSTDMKSGVANADLVVEAATENTDLKKKIFRDMDAHAPEGCILATNTSSISITQIAAETSRPDKVIGMHFMNPVPVMKLVEVIRGYATSDEVTNTVMEISKKLGKVPTEVNDYPGFVANRILMPMINEAIITLHEGVAGVEEIDTVMKLGMAHPMGPLQLADFIGLDVCLSILHVMHDGFGNPKYAPCPLLVNMVTAGKLGVKSGEGFYKHTRGSKELVVSENFRK, from the coding sequence ATGAAAAACATCGCCGTAATCGGAGCAGGAACCATGGGAAACGGAATCGCTCACGTCTTTGCTCAAAACGGATACAACGTGCAGTTGATCGACGTTTCGCAAGATGCTTTGGAAAGAGCTTTAGCCACAATTGGTAAGAACATGGACCGAATGATCGCGAAGGAGAAAATATCGGAAGCCGATAAGTCAGACGCTTTGGGACGATTGAAAACCTCCACCGATATGAAGTCGGGAGTGGCAAATGCCGACCTCGTTGTAGAAGCAGCCACTGAAAACACCGATCTCAAAAAGAAAATATTCCGTGATATGGATGCCCATGCTCCCGAAGGATGCATCTTGGCGACCAATACCTCATCGATATCCATTACCCAAATAGCCGCTGAGACCAGCCGCCCGGATAAGGTAATCGGCATGCACTTCATGAACCCTGTTCCGGTGATGAAATTGGTAGAGGTTATTCGTGGATACGCCACTTCTGACGAAGTAACGAACACGGTGATGGAAATTTCCAAAAAACTGGGCAAGGTACCCACTGAGGTAAACGACTACCCTGGCTTTGTAGCTAATCGAATCTTGATGCCGATGATCAACGAAGCCATCATCACCCTGCACGAAGGGGTAGCGGGTGTGGAAGAAATTGATACCGTGATGAAACTGGGAATGGCACACCCGATGGGTCCTCTTCAACTAGCTGACTTTATTGGATTGGACGTGTGCCTCAGCATCCTTCACGTAATGCACGACGGTTTTGGTAATCCGAAGTACGCTCCATGTCCCTTATTGGTAAATATGGTAACTGCAGGAAAGCTCGGCGTAAAGTCAGGCGAAGGTTTCTACAAGCACACCCGCGGAAGCAAGGAATTGGTTGTGTCGGAGAATTTCAGGAAGTAG
- a CDS encoding sugar transferase, with protein sequence MNRTLQTSKYVLFDVLSSGLAWFLFFSFRKKVIEPAKFGYPIPLEYDDRFYYGLILIPVFWVSLYALLGMYKNIYRRHRLKELGQVMFSTVIGVIILFFTVLIDDQIANYQNYYRSILFLLGVHFTLTFTFRFVLTTRTVKQIHKRKLGFNTIIIGGNEEALNVYREMETMKPAPGFNFVGYVSINGKDHLLEAELPWLGKFDSIERVIKESAAEEVIIAVETSEHKNLGGILSRLEGLDVRIKIIPDIYDILAGSVKMSSIFGAPLIEINTQIMPEWQKFLKRFLDVTASISALIILAPVYLIVGILVKSTSPGPIIFKQERIGQFNKPFFIYKFRSMREDAETDTPKLASEGDPRITPIGLFMRKTRIDELPQFFNVIKGDMSLVGPRPERQYFIDQILEVAPHYRHLQKVKPGITSWGQVKYGYAENVDEMVQRLKYDVLYIENMSLAIDFKIMAYTLLTVIRGDGK encoded by the coding sequence ATGAATAGAACTCTACAAACATCGAAGTACGTTCTTTTTGATGTGCTAAGTTCAGGCTTGGCGTGGTTCCTCTTTTTCAGCTTCCGCAAAAAAGTGATCGAGCCGGCCAAATTTGGCTACCCGATACCTTTAGAGTACGACGACCGATTTTATTACGGCCTTATATTGATTCCCGTTTTCTGGGTATCGCTTTATGCCCTTCTGGGAATGTATAAAAACATTTACCGAAGACACCGACTCAAAGAGCTTGGTCAGGTCATGTTTTCGACTGTGATCGGGGTAATCATACTCTTCTTCACAGTCCTCATCGACGATCAGATTGCCAATTACCAAAATTACTACCGCTCCATCTTATTTTTACTGGGCGTTCATTTTACCCTCACTTTTACCTTTCGCTTTGTACTGACCACCCGAACGGTAAAACAAATACACAAACGCAAGCTCGGATTCAACACCATTATTATTGGTGGAAATGAAGAGGCACTCAACGTGTACCGGGAGATGGAAACAATGAAGCCTGCCCCGGGTTTTAATTTCGTCGGGTACGTCAGCATCAACGGAAAAGATCATCTGCTCGAAGCAGAGCTGCCATGGTTGGGAAAGTTTGACTCCATCGAAAGAGTAATTAAAGAAAGTGCCGCCGAAGAAGTCATCATAGCCGTAGAAACCTCCGAACACAAAAACCTTGGTGGGATATTAAGTCGACTGGAAGGGTTGGATGTTCGGATCAAGATCATCCCCGATATCTACGACATCTTAGCCGGCTCCGTGAAGATGTCGAGTATTTTCGGTGCTCCACTCATAGAGATCAATACGCAGATCATGCCCGAGTGGCAGAAGTTCTTGAAGCGCTTTCTTGACGTAACAGCATCCATTTCAGCTCTGATCATTCTGGCTCCCGTTTACCTCATTGTAGGTATCTTAGTGAAATCTACTTCACCCGGGCCCATCATTTTTAAGCAGGAGCGAATCGGACAATTCAATAAACCTTTCTTTATCTATAAATTTCGCTCGATGCGCGAGGATGCCGAAACGGACACACCGAAATTGGCAAGTGAGGGCGACCCTCGAATTACTCCCATTGGTCTATTCATGCGAAAGACCCGAATCGACGAATTGCCTCAATTCTTCAATGTGATCAAGGGAGATATGAGTTTGGTAGGCCCTCGTCCTGAGCGGCAATACTTCATTGATCAGATTCTAGAAGTAGCCCCGCACTACCGCCACTTGCAAAAAGTGAAGCCGGGCATCACAAGCTGGGGACAAGTAAAGTATGGCTACGCCGAAAATGTAGACGAAATGGTACAGCGACTTAAATACGACGTGCTTTACATCGAAAACATGTCGCTGGCAATTGACTTTAAAATAATGGCATACACCCTCCTCACCGTTATCAGAGGAGACGGAAAATAA
- a CDS encoding Gfo/Idh/MocA family oxidoreductase, which yields MLKIGVLGAGHLGKIHIKCIKELKQYQLVGFYDPDERAATETAQKLGVKKFADMDELIDAVDVVDIVTPTLSHYTCASVAIRKSKHVFIEKPITNTIEEAKSLMSLSREADVKVQVGHVERFNPAFVSARKDLDNPMFIETHRLAQFNPRGTDVSVVLDLMIHDLDIVLSVVGSNIKRISASGVAIVSDEPDIANARLEFDNGCVANLTASRFSLKNMRKSRFFQRNAYVSVDFLNKTTEVVKMRDIEGEPDPFSMSIDLGEGRGEKEIFFEKPTIEPNNAIKDELESFAEAIINNTTPPVTVEDGYNALDVAYKIQAKLKMSTPTGSNS from the coding sequence ATGCTTAAAATCGGAGTTTTAGGTGCAGGTCACCTCGGCAAGATCCACATCAAATGCATCAAGGAATTGAAGCAATATCAATTGGTTGGATTTTATGATCCCGATGAAAGAGCGGCCACAGAGACTGCGCAGAAACTAGGGGTGAAAAAGTTTGCCGACATGGACGAACTTATCGATGCGGTAGATGTCGTTGATATCGTAACACCTACCCTGAGTCATTACACTTGCGCTAGTGTAGCTATCAGAAAGTCCAAACACGTTTTTATTGAAAAGCCCATCACCAATACCATTGAGGAGGCAAAATCCTTAATGTCGCTTTCGCGTGAAGCGGATGTAAAGGTGCAGGTAGGTCATGTCGAACGATTCAATCCCGCTTTCGTTTCGGCGAGGAAAGATTTGGATAATCCGATGTTTATAGAAACACACCGATTGGCTCAGTTCAACCCGCGAGGAACAGATGTTTCCGTCGTACTCGACTTAATGATTCACGACTTGGATATCGTGCTAAGCGTCGTCGGATCAAACATCAAGCGCATCAGCGCCAGCGGTGTAGCTATCGTAAGCGATGAGCCTGATATTGCCAATGCCCGCCTTGAATTTGATAATGGCTGCGTGGCCAATCTGACTGCCAGCCGATTCTCACTGAAGAATATGCGCAAGTCAAGGTTCTTTCAAAGAAACGCTTACGTTTCAGTCGATTTTCTAAATAAAACGACTGAAGTTGTGAAGATGCGCGACATCGAAGGAGAGCCCGATCCATTTTCTATGAGCATTGACTTAGGAGAAGGTCGCGGTGAAAAAGAAATTTTCTTCGAGAAGCCCACCATCGAACCTAACAATGCCATCAAAGATGAATTAGAGAGTTTTGCGGAAGCCATCATAAACAACACTACTCCGCCTGTAACCGTAGAAGACGGCTACAATGCATTGGACGTGGCTTATAAGATTCAGGCCAAGCTAAAAATGAGCACACCAACAGGATCAAATTCTTGA
- a CDS encoding protein-L-isoaspartate(D-aspartate) O-methyltransferase: MKVLDTHKHQGLRRQLVRTLIDKGIKNQPVLDAIGSIPRHVFMDSAFLQFAYEDTAFPIGADQTISQPYTVAVQTTLLEVKHGTKVLEIGTGSGYQAAVLNAIGCKVFSIERQKLLFKKAKKNLADMNTTVKGFYGDGYKGLPAFVPFERVLITCGAPFVPQALLDQLVEGGIMVIPVGEGADQEMLKIRKLADGKYEETRHGGFRFVPMLPDKEGV; this comes from the coding sequence ATGAAGGTTTTAGATACACATAAACACCAAGGACTGCGACGTCAATTGGTAAGGACACTGATTGATAAGGGTATAAAAAATCAACCCGTATTGGATGCCATCGGATCGATTCCCAGGCATGTGTTCATGGATTCTGCCTTTCTTCAATTTGCATACGAGGATACCGCATTTCCTATCGGGGCAGATCAGACGATCTCGCAACCGTATACCGTTGCGGTGCAAACCACACTTTTGGAAGTAAAGCATGGTACCAAAGTATTAGAAATTGGCACTGGTAGCGGATATCAAGCAGCGGTGCTCAATGCTATTGGCTGTAAGGTGTTTTCAATCGAAAGGCAGAAGCTGCTTTTTAAAAAGGCCAAGAAAAACCTCGCCGATATGAACACAACGGTGAAAGGGTTTTATGGAGATGGGTACAAAGGATTGCCGGCTTTCGTTCCTTTCGAGCGCGTCCTGATTACTTGTGGGGCGCCTTTCGTTCCTCAAGCTCTTCTCGACCAATTGGTCGAAGGCGGGATAATGGTGATTCCCGTAGGAGAAGGTGCTGATCAAGAAATGCTGAAAATCAGAAAATTGGCCGACGGAAAGTATGAAGAAACCCGTCATGGAGGTTTTCGATTTGTACCCATGCTACCAGACAAAGAAGGTGTTTAA
- a CDS encoding NAD(P)H-hydrate dehydratase — protein sequence MKILAAEQIREADAYTIKNEPIKSIDLMERAAAKCFDWIYENAPRLFDSKNTEEKDWLFNVIVGPGNNGGDGLVIARMLQRVGYDVEISYVKLTNKPSRDFTTNFAKLGKLKKAVVEISSEKEIIDYSPNTVIIDAIFGTGLNRPAEGIASSVIDKINESGATVVSIDLPSGMFSEDNSENNRNSIVRSDCLLTFQVPKLAFFLAESAPLIGELIILDIGLHSGFLNKVETNFHLLTDGNVAAMRSPRRVFDHKGTFGHALIIAGSEGKRGAAMMAVQGALRAGAGLVTLHTDKSGAILLHGYAPEAMVSVDPSDNGRLTELPNLKKYNSIAIGPGSGTADETAKALKLLIQNSHVPLLLDADALNILAENPTWLAFLPKGSILTPHPGEFARLIRDKKTHYQNIASQIELSRKYGIYILLKGGKSTLSLPDGQVLINNTGNPGMGTGGMGDVLTGIIAGLLASGYQPMQAAALGMYIHGRAADIALEKESVESLIATDVVKYLGRAFQSL from the coding sequence TTGAAAATACTTGCTGCAGAACAGATTCGAGAGGCTGACGCCTACACCATTAAAAATGAGCCGATCAAATCGATCGATTTAATGGAGCGTGCTGCGGCCAAGTGTTTTGATTGGATATATGAAAATGCGCCGCGCTTATTTGACTCTAAGAACACTGAAGAAAAAGATTGGCTTTTCAATGTTATAGTAGGTCCCGGAAATAACGGCGGTGACGGTTTGGTCATTGCCAGAATGCTCCAACGCGTAGGCTACGACGTGGAGATTTCTTATGTAAAACTCACCAATAAGCCTTCTCGCGACTTTACAACCAATTTTGCCAAACTCGGAAAACTTAAAAAAGCTGTGGTTGAGATTTCTTCGGAGAAGGAGATAATTGATTATTCTCCGAATACAGTCATCATCGATGCCATATTTGGAACCGGTTTGAATCGACCTGCTGAGGGAATAGCTTCCTCGGTAATTGATAAAATCAATGAATCGGGGGCTACTGTGGTGAGTATCGACCTTCCCAGTGGAATGTTCAGCGAAGACAACTCTGAAAACAATCGGAATTCGATTGTGAGATCAGACTGTCTTCTCACTTTTCAAGTCCCTAAGCTGGCTTTTTTCTTAGCGGAATCGGCGCCTTTGATTGGTGAGTTGATCATTTTGGACATTGGATTGCACTCGGGTTTTTTGAATAAAGTCGAAACGAATTTCCATTTACTTACAGACGGTAATGTAGCTGCGATGAGGAGCCCTAGAAGGGTTTTTGATCACAAAGGAACCTTTGGGCATGCCCTGATCATAGCAGGTTCCGAAGGGAAACGTGGTGCCGCCATGATGGCCGTTCAGGGGGCGCTAAGGGCAGGTGCGGGATTGGTGACACTGCATACGGATAAATCAGGTGCCATACTTTTGCATGGATATGCCCCTGAGGCCATGGTTTCTGTCGATCCTTCTGATAATGGCAGGCTTACGGAATTGCCTAATTTGAAGAAGTATAATTCCATTGCAATTGGGCCGGGATCGGGAACAGCTGATGAAACAGCCAAAGCCTTAAAGCTCTTAATCCAAAACAGCCATGTTCCCCTTTTGCTCGATGCGGATGCGCTCAATATTTTGGCAGAGAATCCTACTTGGCTCGCTTTTTTGCCGAAAGGCAGTATCCTCACGCCCCACCCGGGGGAGTTTGCCAGACTGATTAGAGATAAGAAAACCCATTACCAAAACATAGCATCCCAAATCGAGCTGAGTAGAAAATACGGCATCTATATTTTACTGAAAGGTGGTAAGAGTACCTTGAGCCTGCCTGACGGACAGGTATTGATCAACAATACAGGTAATCCGGGCATGGGAACGGGTGGAATGGGAGATGTTTTGACAGGTATCATCGCTGGCCTTTTGGCGTCTGGATATCAACCGATGCAAGCCGCTGCATTGGGAATGTATATTCACGGTAGAGCTGCCGATATAGCTCTGGAAAAAGAAAGTGTAGAATCTTTAATTGCCACTGACGTTGTAAAGTATCTTGGCAGGGCATTTCAATCATTGTAA
- a CDS encoding glutaminyl-peptide cyclotransferase: protein MRMRIFLIAALALLIVGCEDDQPIKRGIDRPSLGSVGASFRIRLLNAQGLTYGDSLHFEVKSDSPDQDIATIEISGKDDKKPFATVSENDFKVASELTGGGEVRLKFKAIYEDGKSTTRYKEVMVKPTSAPVDWKFDVVKKYPHDVSAYTQGFLVYGGYIYEGTGNYGESRLRQLDLTTGELIQEKSLSEDIFGEGITIFNDKIYQVTYKSGRGFIYDRESFAQLDEFTYYTETSEGWGLTHNNSYLILSDGSSFLFFIDPNTMEVQKRLNVFDENGNVNRLNELEFIDGRIYANIYTEPYIVEIDASSGQVINRYTALGIVDRAEANSDMDVLNGIAINPLTGNLLVTGKYWSKIYEVKPVPLEGS, encoded by the coding sequence ATGAGAATGAGAATTTTTTTGATAGCCGCATTGGCACTATTGATAGTTGGTTGCGAAGATGATCAGCCAATAAAAAGGGGAATAGATCGGCCCTCCCTTGGGTCGGTAGGAGCTTCTTTTCGAATCAGACTGCTCAATGCGCAGGGTCTCACTTATGGAGATTCACTTCACTTTGAAGTGAAGTCAGATTCACCTGATCAGGACATTGCCACGATTGAGATAAGCGGAAAAGACGATAAAAAGCCCTTTGCTACAGTTTCTGAAAACGATTTTAAAGTGGCCTCTGAATTAACAGGAGGGGGAGAGGTAAGGCTAAAGTTCAAAGCCATTTACGAAGATGGAAAGTCTACCACGCGCTACAAGGAAGTTATGGTTAAGCCAACATCTGCACCAGTTGACTGGAAATTTGATGTGGTTAAAAAGTATCCTCACGATGTGAGTGCCTACACCCAAGGTTTCTTGGTTTATGGCGGCTATATCTACGAAGGAACGGGTAATTATGGCGAATCGAGATTGAGACAATTGGATCTCACTACGGGCGAGTTGATCCAAGAGAAGAGTTTGAGCGAGGATATTTTTGGTGAGGGGATCACCATTTTCAACGACAAGATTTATCAGGTGACATATAAGTCGGGAAGAGGGTTTATCTATGATCGGGAGAGTTTTGCTCAGCTCGATGAATTCACTTATTACACCGAAACCTCAGAAGGTTGGGGACTCACGCACAACAACTCTTATTTGATTCTTTCAGATGGGTCGTCATTCCTCTTCTTTATCGATCCAAACACCATGGAAGTGCAGAAGCGACTGAATGTATTCGATGAAAACGGAAACGTAAATCGACTAAATGAATTGGAGTTCATAGATGGTAGAATCTACGCCAATATTTATACAGAGCCATACATCGTCGAGATAGATGCGAGTAGCGGCCAGGTCATCAATCGATACACGGCTCTAGGGATTGTAGATCGGGCCGAAGCCAACTCTGATATGGATGTATTAAACGGAATAGCCATCAATCCGCTCACCGGGAATTTACTCGTGACAGGCAAATACTGGAGTAAGATCTACGAGGTGAAGCCTGTTCCTTTGGAGGGGTCTTAA
- a CDS encoding L-threonylcarbamoyladenylate synthase has protein sequence MILKIYPDNPNPKRIQEVADILRNGGLIIYPTDTVYSIGCDLMNQKAIAKVAAIKGLKPEKANFSIICYDLSHISEYARVNTPEYKLLKKSLPGAFTFILNATGNVPKIFKSKKKTIGIRVPDNNIAREIVKEFGNPIIATSVHDDDEILEYTTDPELIHEKYGKLVDAVIDGGMGNNEASTIVDLTDGEPVIVRQGLGELEY, from the coding sequence ATGATTCTCAAGATCTATCCGGATAATCCCAATCCAAAAAGAATTCAAGAAGTTGCAGACATTCTAAGGAATGGAGGTCTCATTATTTATCCCACCGATACCGTATACAGTATCGGTTGCGATTTGATGAATCAAAAAGCAATAGCCAAAGTTGCAGCAATAAAAGGCTTGAAGCCTGAGAAGGCTAACTTTTCTATCATCTGCTACGATTTGAGCCACATCAGCGAATATGCCAGAGTGAACACCCCCGAGTACAAACTATTGAAGAAATCACTTCCCGGAGCTTTTACCTTCATTCTCAATGCTACCGGAAACGTTCCTAAAATCTTTAAGAGCAAAAAGAAGACCATCGGAATCAGAGTTCCTGATAACAACATCGCCCGCGAAATTGTGAAAGAATTCGGTAATCCAATCATCGCTACTTCGGTGCACGATGATGACGAAATACTGGAATACACCACAGATCCCGAATTGATCCATGAAAAGTACGGTAAACTGGTCGATGCAGTGATAGATGGTGGCATGGGAAATAATGAAGCCTCAACCATCGTAGATCTTACTGATGGAGAGCCTGTAATCGTGCGGCAAGGCCTCGGCGAATTGGAATATTAA
- the fsa gene encoding fructose-6-phosphate aldolase, producing MNFFIDTANLDQIKEAQDLGVLDGVTTNPSLMAKEGITGEANIIDHYLKICEIVTGPVSAEVIATDFEGMVEEGERLAKLHKNIVVKVPMIKDGVKALKYFSDKGIKTNCTLVFSPGQALLAAKAGATYVSPFIGRLDDISTDGLALIEQIRLIYDNYAYETQILAASVRHTMHLIQCAEIGADVMTGPLSVITGLLKHPLTDSGLQQFLADHKKAATTV from the coding sequence ATGAACTTTTTTATAGACACGGCAAATCTTGATCAAATAAAAGAAGCCCAGGATTTAGGAGTATTGGATGGGGTGACGACTAACCCATCGTTAATGGCAAAAGAAGGCATCACGGGTGAGGCAAATATCATTGACCATTATTTAAAAATCTGTGAAATCGTTACGGGCCCCGTAAGTGCCGAAGTTATCGCTACAGACTTTGAAGGAATGGTAGAAGAAGGCGAGCGCCTTGCCAAACTCCACAAGAACATCGTGGTGAAAGTACCCATGATTAAGGATGGAGTAAAAGCGTTGAAATACTTTTCTGATAAAGGAATCAAAACGAATTGCACCTTGGTCTTCTCTCCCGGTCAGGCCCTTTTGGCCGCTAAAGCCGGAGCGACTTACGTTTCTCCTTTCATCGGAAGGCTGGACGACATATCCACAGACGGACTCGCTTTGATCGAGCAAATCCGACTGATCTATGACAACTACGCATACGAGACCCAAATTCTAGCTGCCTCAGTGAGACATACCATGCACTTGATTCAATGTGCAGAAATTGGAGCTGACGTCATGACAGGCCCACTAAGCGTTATCACCGGTTTGCTCAAGCACCCTCTAACGGATAGTGGTCTTCAGCAATTCTTAGCTGACCATAAGAAAGCGGCAACTACAGTTTAA
- a CDS encoding bacteriorhodopsin yields the protein MRSVLLDVMAIPADDPVAFTFFTGYMAMLAASIFFFFERGRVDGKWKTSLLVSGLITGIAAVHYYYMRDYYAATGSNPTALRYIDWTLTVPLMCVEFYLLTKAAGAKIGLLWKLIIAAVWMLVFGYIGEAFVPLNPDGTAADGATMHSVIYGVLSTLGYVYILYTAWFGEVKQLAEKTNNPLVLKGIKTLAWFVLVGWAIYPIGYMCMPGGWLNTGLGWESSSVDLFYNIADAVNKIGFGLVVYSIAINSSSTSDSAATA from the coding sequence ATGAGATCAGTCTTACTTGATGTTATGGCGATTCCGGCAGATGATCCGGTAGCGTTTACATTCTTTACAGGTTACATGGCAATGTTGGCCGCTTCGATTTTTTTCTTTTTTGAACGCGGTAGAGTAGATGGCAAATGGAAAACGAGTTTGTTAGTAAGCGGTCTCATCACCGGGATAGCAGCAGTCCATTATTATTACATGCGCGATTATTACGCTGCCACAGGTAGTAATCCAACTGCGCTTCGCTACATTGACTGGACGTTGACAGTTCCATTAATGTGTGTAGAATTTTATCTACTCACAAAAGCTGCAGGAGCTAAAATCGGATTGCTATGGAAGCTAATTATCGCAGCAGTTTGGATGCTTGTCTTTGGTTACATAGGAGAAGCATTTGTTCCATTGAATCCAGACGGAACCGCCGCTGACGGAGCAACAATGCACAGTGTTATCTATGGTGTGCTGTCTACCCTCGGTTATGTATACATTCTGTATACAGCCTGGTTTGGAGAAGTGAAACAACTTGCTGAAAAAACCAATAATCCACTCGTTTTAAAAGGTATTAAAACCTTGGCGTGGTTTGTTTTGGTAGGATGGGCCATTTATCCAATTGGGTATATGTGTATGCCAGGCGGATGGCTTAATACTGGTTTGGGCTGGGAAAGCAGCAGTGTAGATTTATTCTATAACATAGCCGATGCCGTGAATAAAATAGGATTTGGTTTGGTTGTATATAGCATTGCGATTAATTCTTCTTCTACAAGTGATTCGGCTGCTACTGCCTAA
- a CDS encoding vanadium-dependent haloperoxidase — MKRLSIFLILALLVSSCQNDDENEDPVNAPVSAKAKTYEGEFLQDYITLTCKVAQTTDGFFPTQAARAYGYIGVAAYESVVYGIDPAYRMEGQLDGISEGSIPNPDSNLKYNWAISCNAATAEIMRLMFDLNLSDENRNEIDAMEGDNLANLSIGETQDVIDRSIAYGISVAEAIYDASITDGGHESYLDPFQLPYTVEVDDFCWAPTDNTLQPLSPYWMDNRSFISGIVNSSQPGAHVPFSTEPTSEFYGQAYDTYQQVVEFNTDEERTIAEYWADDPFATCTPAGHTFNIVNQLLGEANATLEKTAVGLGMMAVAENDAFISCWKAKYDYILIRPVTYIKQYIDPSFETTIGTPPFPAYTSGHSAEIGAGVKVLIHLFSEENGDYTFTDLSQLQYGFSARTYDNFYEMADECALSRFYGGIHFEMDNSKGLDLGFAVGDAVVNDISWPDNIE; from the coding sequence ATGAAGCGTCTAAGTATTTTTTTAATCCTCGCACTATTGGTCTCATCGTGCCAAAATGACGATGAAAACGAAGATCCCGTCAATGCTCCCGTGAGCGCTAAAGCCAAAACCTACGAAGGTGAATTTCTACAGGATTACATTACTCTTACTTGTAAAGTAGCCCAAACTACTGATGGTTTTTTCCCGACCCAAGCTGCACGAGCATACGGCTACATTGGTGTTGCTGCATATGAGTCGGTGGTCTACGGAATCGACCCTGCATACCGAATGGAAGGGCAGCTCGACGGAATCAGTGAAGGAAGTATTCCTAATCCTGATTCAAACTTGAAATACAATTGGGCCATCTCTTGCAATGCAGCTACTGCTGAAATTATGCGTCTTATGTTCGACCTAAATCTTTCAGATGAAAATCGAAATGAGATTGATGCAATGGAAGGTGATAATTTGGCAAATCTGAGCATCGGAGAAACGCAAGATGTTATAGACCGATCCATTGCTTATGGTATTTCCGTGGCTGAAGCAATTTATGATGCTTCTATCACAGATGGTGGCCATGAGTCTTATTTGGATCCATTTCAACTTCCTTACACTGTAGAAGTTGATGATTTTTGCTGGGCTCCCACTGATAATACGCTACAACCCTTGTCTCCCTATTGGATGGACAACAGGTCGTTTATCTCGGGCATTGTCAATTCTAGTCAGCCCGGAGCACACGTTCCCTTTTCCACTGAACCTACCTCTGAATTTTACGGTCAAGCCTATGATACTTATCAGCAGGTTGTCGAATTTAATACGGATGAAGAAAGAACCATCGCTGAGTACTGGGCAGATGATCCATTCGCTACTTGCACACCGGCAGGTCATACATTTAATATTGTTAATCAATTGCTAGGCGAAGCCAACGCGACTCTCGAGAAGACAGCTGTAGGTCTTGGGATGATGGCAGTTGCTGAGAACGACGCTTTTATTTCTTGCTGGAAGGCGAAGTATGACTATATCTTGATCAGACCCGTTACTTACATCAAGCAATATATCGATCCTAGTTTTGAGACTACAATCGGAACACCTCCATTTCCTGCTTATACTTCCGGTCACTCTGCCGAAATAGGAGCCGGAGTAAAGGTGCTGATTCATCTTTTCTCTGAAGAAAACGGAGACTATACATTCACTGATTTGAGTCAGCTTCAATATGGTTTCTCAGCTCGGACCTATGACAATTTCTATGAAATGGCCGATGAGTGCGCCCTTTCTCGTTTTTACGGTGGTATTCACTTTGAGATGGACAATTCAAAAGGATTGGATCTCGGTTTCGCTGTGGGAGATGCTGTTGTAAATGACATTTCTTGGCCAGACAATATAGAGTAA